CCTCCTGCAAAAAATTAGTTTATATTTTTAAAATAGAATAAGTTTTTAAAACAAAACGAGGGACAAAGACTCCATTTTTCATAGGCTTTAAAGCCTCTTAGGGAGTATGTCCCCCTGTCCCTCAATACCCGATTACTTGATTGGGCTATTAAGCCCCTGCCATTCGGGAGGATGGTTATGAGGGACTTTAAAACTCTAAATAAGGAGGTGACATCATGCACTATATTGGTATTGACATGTCTAAAGACTCCTTTAATTTTTGTGTCATTAATGAAACTGAAAAAGTTATTAAACAAGGCTCTTTCCCTGTCTCTAAAGATGGTTTTGCTAATTTCCTTAAATTGATTTCCTCTTTTGATAATCCTCTTATCCTTGTTGAATCTTCTTCCCGTTATCATTTGCCTCTGGTTTATTCCCTTGTCTCTAATAACTTCCCTGTTTATATAGTTAACCCTAAAGCTATTCATAAGTTCATTAGCTTTAAATCCCCTAATAACCCTTCTAAATCTGACTCTAAGGATGCTTTCTTTATAGCACTTTTTGCTAAATATGAGTCCAACAACCTTAAACCTTATTCCCCTTCTGATTCTCTTAAACTTATTGCCCGTAAAATTGACTCTATATCTAAAGATATTGCTAAAACTAAAACTCAAATTAATCAGCATATTGATGTTTTGTTCCCTGAGCTTGGTAAAAATGTGAATATTTTCTCTAAAGCTGTCCTTAATCTGCTCCTTTATTATCCTTCTGCCCTTGATATTTCCAATGCTAATGTAGATGAGATTAATAAATTTCTTTATTCTCCAATCGGTAGAAGGGTTTCTATATCTGCTAATGAGCTTATCCTTTTGGCTAAAAACTCTATTGGTGTTAATAATGTTGCCTTGAAGGTTTCTCTTAAAACTGATATTGAAAGGCTTTTCTTCCTTGAAAATCAGCTTAAAGAGCTTGAATCTGTTTTTACTGATATGATGAGGGATTTTTTTTGTGATGATATAGAAATCGTTTCTTCTATTACTGGTGTTTCTGAAAGACTTGCTTGTAGGTTTATTGCAGAAATAGAGGATATAAGCAGATTTGAGAATGCTAAAAAGCTTATAAGTTATGCTGGAACTGACCCTGTTGTTAGGCAGTCTGGTAAATGGAAAGTTAGGATGAGCATATCTAAGCAGGGCAATCCTCATCTTAGAAATATTCTTTATCAGATGGCTAATGGTGTTGTTATGTGGAACAGTGTATTTAAGGAATATTACAGGAGAAAATATAATCAATTTAAAAGTAGGAAAAAGGCTATGATTGCTGTTGTTAATAAGCTTGTTCGTATTTTGTTTGCTATGCTTTCTAATAGGCAATTTTTTAATCATCCTTCTTTAATTTCTAATACTTGACTCCCTTAATTTTTCAAGTAAAAGTTTAAAGCTTCCTATTGTGAAAGTTAATTCTAATTTTACAGGAATGTCTAATTTTTTATCTACCCATATATACCAGTTTCCTGTAGGCTTTAAAAGCCCTTTTGTCTTAAAATCAGGATGTAAATAAATTTTCTTTGTCCTGTGTTTTTCGCTGTTTATTTCTAAGTTCTCATCTTTTAAAACTTTAAACGGTACTTTATATCTTCTGCCGTCGTAAAATATATTTAAAAATCCTTCCTTTTTTCTTTTTATTACATTGTAAAGATATATGGATGCTGTAAATGGGTCAAAATAGTCTTTATTTTTTATTTTCTTTGTCAGTTTTTTTTGAAATTTATATCTATTTCCTTCAAGTTTATATATTTCTTTTTCAAAAAAAATATAATCTTCTGAAAATCTATATTTGTGTATCATTTTTTTGTTTCCTTCTTTTTGCACAAAATAGAAAAACTCAGGTTTTAAATTTTCTTTGTGAATAGAATAACCTTTATATTCAACCCTTTTAAAAAGCGAACCTAATGGAGTAGAGTGGGCATAAGCAGAAATCTTATTTTTTTCATAAGTGATACAGTCTTCAACTAAAGGAAGAAAAAAGTAATAACCTTTATAACATGTTTCAAGTGCGTATGAAAAAGAAAAAATGGAAAGGAAAAGTAAAAAAATAACCTTTTTCATTTAAAAATTTATTTCCTTTAAAAACTCTATCAGCAACTCATTAAATCTTGTTGGATTTTCAAAAGGTGGT
This DNA window, taken from Persephonella sp., encodes the following:
- a CDS encoding IS110 family transposase, with amino-acid sequence MHYIGIDMSKDSFNFCVINETEKVIKQGSFPVSKDGFANFLKLISSFDNPLILVESSSRYHLPLVYSLVSNNFPVYIVNPKAIHKFISFKSPNNPSKSDSKDAFFIALFAKYESNNLKPYSPSDSLKLIARKIDSISKDIAKTKTQINQHIDVLFPELGKNVNIFSKAVLNLLLYYPSALDISNANVDEINKFLYSPIGRRVSISANELILLAKNSIGVNNVALKVSLKTDIERLFFLENQLKELESVFTDMMRDFFCDDIEIVSSITGVSERLACRFIAEIEDISRFENAKKLISYAGTDPVVRQSGKWKVRMSISKQGNPHLRNILYQMANGVVMWNSVFKEYYRRKYNQFKSRKKAMIAVVNKLVRILFAMLSNRQFFNHPSLISNT
- a CDS encoding DUF3108 domain-containing protein is translated as MKKVIFLLFLSIFSFSYALETCYKGYYFFLPLVEDCITYEKNKISAYAHSTPLGSLFKRVEYKGYSIHKENLKPEFFYFVQKEGNKKMIHKYRFSEDYIFFEKEIYKLEGNRYKFQKKLTKKIKNKDYFDPFTASIYLYNVIKRKKEGFLNIFYDGRRYKVPFKVLKDENLEINSEKHRTKKIYLHPDFKTKGLLKPTGNWYIWVDKKLDIPVKLELTFTIGSFKLLLEKLRESSIRN